TGTAGACGTAGGCAGTTTTGGTAGTATTCCGTCAGTGTCTCAAGGGTGCGTTCTTGGTATTCTTTGAGGGGTAGATGCATTTTTTTTCGGTGTTAGAGGAGTGTTAAGTTCTCTCATAGACAGATGAACGATGCTGAATTCGGGTGACCTCAACTGTTCTCGTCCGTTTATCGTAAGTATAGATAGCCCGGTAGTTCCCGCAAGGCAATTTGAATTTTCCTTTGTATGGCCCCTTCAATGCTTGGTGGGGGTATTCATCACAATTTTCACACAGCCGCTCAAGTTTACTGCGAACTTGTCTTTGGATTTTGGCATCCAAACGTTGTAAATCCCGTTCAGCATTTCGAGTCAGTATCAATTCGTACATTTTGACTAGATCCCTAAACGTTTGGCAACCTCCTCAAGCGTAAACATTTTTCCACCAGCCTTGATATACTCGTCTTCACGCTTTAGAGATTCAATAAATTCCGGGCGCAATTCCAAACCTTCGTCGGGATCGTAATCGTAATTCTCAAGGAACAATTCCAATTCTAAATAACAGACGAAAAACTCATAGAATTTAGCACGTAGACGTTCCGCTATTCCAATAGACTTTTCTGTTTCCATCAACTTAACGAAGTGTTCTCGCGATACAAAAATTTGCCAATTTCCGAGAGTATGTATCAACCTTCGGAATTCATCAGCGGATAATTCTGTTACCTTTATCTGTGGCACAGGATCACCATGTACGGATAATCCCATCCGCCGCGCTTCACGTCCAAGTGGTGAGCTTTTACGCCGAGTTTCAACTATTGACACACGGTGCTTCAAGTGTGAAAATGCGTGGTTTCCACTTATATCTCTAAGTACAGAGTCCTCGTACGCCTCCACATCCAAAGCAAGCACGTAGTAACCGTTAAAGAACTCCCGAAACTCTTCTTCAAGTTCGTCGTGAGGAGCATTCTTTGCAAGCAGTGCGATGAGTCGTTCACGGGATGTGAATATATCGCCGTTAACAATGGATGTAAGCCAGTCGCATAACTGTTGGGAGGTCATATCCGTAACATTTGGTATCATTGCATTTTACCTTCATCTAAACTTCAATATTAATCCGCTTTTGGTAACCCGCGACATTCTCTCAAATGAGAACTCTCAGCCATGTTTAGGGTAAAGAAGTTTCGCCAAAAACTACCATTTTGCTTGAAGAGAGCAAAGCCGCGATCAACCCGGATAATTGCGTGTTGTGTTTCCAAATATCTTGCGTGGAAAATGCCGTTGGGATCGTCCTTTACAGACAACTTTATCTGCCACCAAGAGGGAAACTGTTCCCTTAACTGCTCCATGAGCTCCCGATTGATTTTTCGATTCACATCATCTATATCATC
This portion of the Candidatus Poribacteria bacterium genome encodes:
- a CDS encoding type II toxin-antitoxin system RelE/ParE family toxin, whose amino-acid sequence is MYELILTRNAERDLQRLDAKIQRQVRSKLERLCENCDEYPHQALKGPYKGKFKLPCGNYRAIYTYDKRTRTVEVTRIQHRSSVYERT